A genomic region of Alicyclobacillus sp. SO9 contains the following coding sequences:
- the merA gene encoding mercury(II) reductase codes for MTESSSKKHIRLVVDGMTCDDCERHVSHALKSVGADNISASFRRNEATFELTDLNQLDAAKQAITDTGYKPGDATVFSDPQPSVLPDTGGNFDYDLLIIGSGGSAFSAAIQAVSYGAKVAMVERGTVGGTCVNIGCVPSKNMLRAGEINHLAAQNPFQGLNTSAEPVDLGKLIDRKDELVGALRQQKYIDLIDEYGFEFIQGEARFVDEATVEVNGRKIKARNFLISTGASPAVPNIPGLKDVDYLVSTTALELKELPKRLAVIGSGYIAMELGQMFHNLGAEVTLMQRGARVLKSYDPEISEAVTTALTDQGINIITGATFHRVEQDGDLKRVYLTVNGQEEVVEAEALLVATGRQPNTEALNLSAANVRVGDSGEVLVNDYLRTSNHQIYAAGDVTMGPQFVYVAAYEGGVVAKNALAGSEERVDLTAVPGVTFTHPAVATVGLTEDQAQSSGYAVLTSVLPLDAVPRALVNRETTGVFKLVADAKTRKILGVHVVAENAGDVIYSGVLAVKFGLTIEDLRSTLAPYLTMTEGIKLAALTFDKDVSKLSCCAG; via the coding sequence ATGACTGAATCAAGCAGCAAAAAGCACATTCGACTCGTCGTAGATGGAATGACTTGTGATGATTGTGAACGCCATGTGTCCCATGCGCTTAAAAGCGTGGGAGCTGACAATATATCGGCTAGTTTTCGCCGCAATGAAGCTACATTTGAACTGACAGACCTCAATCAGCTTGATGCTGCGAAACAGGCGATTACGGATACAGGGTACAAGCCTGGTGACGCTACCGTCTTCAGCGATCCACAGCCCAGCGTTCTACCCGACACTGGTGGGAACTTCGACTACGACTTGCTTATCATCGGGTCAGGCGGTTCAGCATTCTCAGCGGCAATTCAAGCCGTGTCGTATGGTGCGAAAGTTGCCATGGTGGAGCGGGGAACCGTCGGTGGAACATGTGTCAACATTGGCTGTGTCCCCTCAAAAAACATGCTTCGTGCGGGTGAAATCAATCATCTGGCAGCGCAAAATCCATTCCAAGGGCTTAACACATCCGCTGAGCCTGTAGATTTAGGGAAACTTATCGACCGTAAAGATGAGTTGGTCGGAGCACTCCGCCAACAGAAGTATATTGACTTGATTGACGAATACGGTTTTGAATTCATTCAGGGCGAGGCTCGTTTTGTAGATGAGGCGACCGTTGAAGTGAACGGGCGAAAGATCAAGGCTCGAAACTTCCTGATTTCGACCGGAGCATCACCTGCTGTGCCCAATATTCCTGGATTGAAAGACGTGGATTACCTAGTCAGCACCACGGCACTTGAACTTAAGGAACTGCCCAAACGGTTGGCTGTCATTGGTTCTGGATATATCGCCATGGAGCTTGGTCAGATGTTCCACAATCTTGGTGCAGAGGTTACCCTGATGCAGCGGGGTGCTCGTGTATTGAAGTCGTACGATCCAGAAATTTCGGAGGCGGTCACCACGGCGTTGACGGATCAAGGAATCAATATCATCACCGGTGCGACATTTCATCGTGTCGAGCAGGACGGAGATCTCAAACGGGTATATCTCACGGTGAATGGTCAGGAGGAAGTTGTCGAAGCGGAAGCCTTGCTCGTTGCAACAGGTCGTCAGCCCAATACTGAAGCGTTAAATCTGAGTGCAGCAAATGTACGAGTTGGTGATAGCGGTGAAGTTCTGGTGAATGACTATCTTCGCACGAGTAATCACCAGATTTATGCGGCAGGCGACGTTACCATGGGACCCCAATTCGTGTATGTAGCAGCTTATGAAGGTGGAGTTGTAGCAAAGAACGCACTGGCTGGCAGCGAAGAAAGGGTCGATTTGACAGCCGTTCCTGGTGTCACATTTACACATCCTGCAGTTGCGACCGTTGGGCTTACAGAAGATCAGGCACAATCCAGTGGATACGCGGTTTTAACTTCCGTCCTTCCGCTTGATGCTGTACCTCGGGCTCTGGTCAATCGAGAGACGACTGGCGTATTCAAGCTCGTAGCGGATGCAAAGACACGGAAGATCCTCGGTGTCCATGTGGTGGCGGAAAACGCAGGTGATGTCATATACTCCGGCGTGCTCGCAGTGAAGTTTGGACTGACCATCGAAGATCTGCGGTCAACGCTTGCCCCATATCTAACCATGACGGAAGGGATAAAGCTGGCAGCACTGACCTTCGACAAAGACGTATCAAAGCTTTCATGCTGTGCTGGTTGA
- a CDS encoding TlpA disulfide reductase family protein has translation MKTLLISSIALLTLTVSGCGSPAQVNVGNKVNEIQNSTSKQVSRKPMAPSFSLTELDTSKKVSLKSLLAKGHPVILNAFASWCAPCNKEAPELQKLSKQYQGKVTFVGVDTMDTVSGVKKFVRKHNLTYPVLLDNQENSFGSEYDVIGLPDTYVISSGGKIVIRHEGILSKGEAASIFKSAAKFS, from the coding sequence TTGAAAACGCTGTTGATTTCGAGTATTGCTCTTCTCACACTAACTGTAAGCGGTTGTGGCTCGCCGGCGCAGGTCAACGTGGGTAATAAAGTAAACGAAATCCAAAACTCCACAAGCAAGCAGGTCTCCAGGAAACCGATGGCTCCGAGCTTTTCCCTGACGGAGCTAGACACAAGTAAAAAAGTTTCTCTAAAGTCTCTGTTGGCAAAGGGGCATCCAGTGATTTTAAACGCGTTCGCATCATGGTGTGCTCCCTGTAACAAAGAAGCCCCAGAACTGCAGAAGTTAAGCAAGCAGTACCAAGGCAAAGTAACCTTTGTTGGTGTGGACACCATGGATACAGTATCTGGTGTTAAGAAATTCGTCAGAAAGCATAATTTAACGTACCCCGTATTGCTGGACAACCAAGAGAACAGTTTTGGCAGCGAATATGATGTGATAGGACTGCCTGACACGTACGTTATCAGTTCCGGTGGGAAGATTGTTATTAGGCACGAAGGTATTCTAAGTAAAGGCGAAGCTGCGTCTATATTCAAGTCTGCCGCAAAGTTTAGTTGA
- a CDS encoding IS110 family transposase, which yields MTSSLFVGIDVGSQENVVCCLTQDDEKRPVSRFTVTNNRPGILEFQDRISKLAKQKQAEEILFGLEHTGCYSTHAAMYLQRHLDFGVQRRVYVFNPSLIREFKKSHYLSAPKNDRVDAWFIAAKLRTGLLPHPFTWSEPLMALQRLTRARYHLMQDLSRESNFLMTNLYLKFSDYSSTGPFKRNKLSATSIAVMEEFESVEELCEMPLERLIEFLVAHGKNRFENPEVVAKVLQKAARSSYRLPQSMSDSVNLAMASSIRVIRTVQEQLKALRKGIEDHLATIPQTLDSIPGIGPILASGIVAELDVSQFKSHAEAAKHAGLAWTVHQSGKFTANRTRLIHSGNRYLKYYMVEAANSVRVHDPVFAEYYAKKRAEPKEFAEGRTLALTARKLMRVVFYLLKTNRLYTPEGGVRQRA from the coding sequence TTGACTTCCTCCTTGTTTGTCGGAATTGATGTAGGCAGCCAAGAGAACGTGGTTTGCTGCTTAACACAGGACGATGAGAAACGACCTGTGAGTCGATTCACCGTTACCAACAATCGTCCTGGGATTTTAGAGTTTCAGGATCGTATCTCCAAGCTGGCAAAACAGAAACAGGCTGAAGAGATTCTCTTTGGTCTCGAACATACTGGATGCTACTCAACCCATGCCGCCATGTATCTGCAACGTCATTTGGACTTTGGTGTTCAGCGTAGGGTCTACGTCTTTAACCCCAGTCTTATCAGGGAGTTTAAGAAATCCCATTACCTGAGTGCCCCCAAGAACGATAGAGTAGATGCCTGGTTTATCGCAGCTAAGCTTCGGACAGGCCTTCTCCCGCATCCCTTTACCTGGAGCGAGCCGCTCATGGCGTTGCAGCGCTTGACGCGAGCCCGCTACCACCTGATGCAGGATCTGTCTAGAGAGAGCAACTTCCTCATGACGAACTTGTATCTCAAGTTCAGTGACTACAGCAGCACAGGTCCCTTTAAGAGAAACAAGCTCTCGGCAACTTCCATTGCTGTCATGGAGGAATTCGAATCCGTTGAGGAACTCTGTGAGATGCCCCTTGAGCGTCTCATTGAATTCCTTGTGGCACATGGCAAGAACCGATTCGAAAATCCTGAGGTCGTTGCTAAAGTGCTACAGAAGGCTGCTCGCTCCTCGTACCGGCTACCCCAGTCGATGTCGGACTCGGTCAATCTCGCAATGGCTTCTAGTATTCGCGTGATTCGAACGGTACAAGAGCAACTGAAGGCACTACGCAAAGGAATTGAGGACCACTTGGCGACGATCCCGCAAACCCTTGATTCCATTCCCGGTATCGGTCCCATTCTTGCTTCCGGCATTGTAGCTGAGCTGGATGTAAGCCAGTTTAAGAGCCACGCGGAAGCCGCTAAACACGCCGGGCTCGCTTGGACCGTTCACCAGTCCGGGAAATTCACAGCCAACCGAACTCGACTGATTCATTCTGGCAACCGCTACCTCAAGTACTACATGGTTGAAGCGGCAAACAGTGTCCGGGTGCACGACCCTGTTTTCGCCGAGTACTATGCCAAGAAGAGAGCGGAGCCAAAGGAATTTGCCGAGGGACGTACCCTTGCGCTTACAGCCCGGAAACTGATGCGAGTGGTCTTCTATCTGCTAAAGACCAACCGACTTTACACTCCGGAAGGAGGGGTCCGACAACGCGCATAA
- the ltrA gene encoding group II intron reverse transcriptase/maturase, whose translation MNRKAVSQDESTGHIRENPREVHEDAIMRAWVEAQTADTSEHADEWIDWKGIERHVLRLQRQLAHAVEHNNRKAVRHYKWLIRTSHHTRLLAIRHVTQENRGRHTPGVDGRTYATPEKRRELSGLVNLQSRLLPVRRVYIVKKNGKLRPLGIPTTHDRVCQAIHKAAMEPEWDIQFAPNTYGFRPQRSTWDAMSQVFANLCKSGSAPWVIEGDIRGYFDNVDHAKLLAKLAPEDRVYVRRMLKAPVLDPEEGLQASTRGTPQGGLVSPLIAVIALQGMEKDLRQKAFQMKFGSSRANPGINIVSYADDFIVTCKTKEQAEQFVPVIAQWLADNVGVELSLEKTHITNVNDGFDFLGFHVRKYKGQLLIKPAKDSKLAVLRKIKSILDANKSAKQSMVIRLLNPIIRGWGNYYSTQVSKKVFAYCDHRINQMLWRWAKRRHPKKSAKWLYQRYFARIGSRNWVFSDGTFTLATMTDVRIIRHIKIQGRRSPHRPSDHEYFEARRQQLLLKRLNGFQKKVVRKTNGRCALCGCNISAEHFRRWQVNGDNDILFARMIPERLGGHNTIENVVVTHRWCYEKYRSINDYDTLPDNPERYLSGQESIVNGQVVWHEKRSEGQRRQQNCRMA comes from the coding sequence ATGAACCGAAAAGCCGTCTCACAAGACGAGTCAACAGGCCACATTCGTGAGAATCCCCGCGAAGTCCACGAAGACGCAATCATGCGCGCGTGGGTAGAAGCTCAAACAGCGGATACCAGTGAGCATGCAGATGAGTGGATAGATTGGAAGGGAATCGAACGTCACGTTCTCAGGTTACAGCGACAACTGGCCCACGCAGTCGAACACAACAATCGTAAAGCTGTGCGTCACTACAAGTGGCTCATCCGCACTAGCCATCACACCAGGCTTCTGGCCATTCGGCACGTGACACAAGAAAACCGTGGACGCCATACACCGGGAGTGGACGGAAGGACCTACGCCACGCCAGAAAAGAGACGTGAGTTAAGTGGACTCGTCAATCTCCAGAGTCGCCTCTTACCCGTTCGGCGTGTGTATATCGTCAAGAAAAACGGAAAACTCAGGCCGCTCGGCATTCCAACTACCCATGATCGCGTGTGTCAGGCCATTCATAAAGCGGCTATGGAACCAGAATGGGACATCCAGTTTGCGCCCAACACGTACGGATTCCGTCCACAACGATCGACATGGGATGCCATGAGTCAAGTCTTCGCGAACCTCTGCAAGTCAGGCTCGGCACCATGGGTCATCGAAGGGGACATACGCGGCTATTTTGACAACGTCGACCATGCGAAACTCTTGGCCAAATTGGCCCCGGAGGACCGTGTATATGTTCGGCGTATGTTGAAAGCCCCGGTCCTCGACCCCGAAGAAGGCCTGCAGGCAAGCACGCGGGGCACTCCGCAGGGTGGCCTAGTTTCGCCGTTAATTGCGGTCATCGCGCTGCAGGGTATGGAGAAGGATTTGCGGCAAAAGGCCTTCCAAATGAAATTCGGAAGTAGCCGTGCTAACCCTGGCATCAACATCGTCTCTTACGCGGATGACTTCATTGTCACGTGCAAAACGAAGGAGCAAGCAGAGCAGTTCGTTCCAGTCATCGCCCAGTGGCTTGCGGATAACGTAGGCGTCGAACTCAGCCTAGAAAAAACTCACATAACCAATGTCAATGACGGATTCGACTTCCTCGGATTCCATGTCCGCAAGTACAAGGGACAGCTATTGATTAAACCCGCTAAGGACAGTAAACTCGCTGTTCTACGGAAAATCAAAAGTATACTGGACGCGAACAAGTCAGCCAAACAATCCATGGTCATTCGACTGCTTAATCCTATTATTCGCGGGTGGGGCAATTACTACAGCACACAGGTCAGCAAAAAAGTCTTCGCATACTGTGACCATCGAATTAACCAGATGCTGTGGAGATGGGCAAAACGACGTCACCCTAAAAAGAGTGCAAAGTGGCTATACCAGAGGTATTTTGCCCGAATCGGAAGCCGAAACTGGGTATTCTCCGACGGCACCTTCACTCTAGCCACCATGACTGATGTTCGCATCATTCGTCACATCAAGATACAGGGACGCCGTTCGCCTCACCGACCAAGTGACCACGAATACTTTGAGGCAAGGCGACAACAACTGCTACTCAAGCGTTTGAATGGCTTCCAGAAGAAAGTGGTGCGCAAAACTAACGGACGATGTGCTCTCTGCGGATGTAATATATCTGCAGAGCACTTCCGTCGCTGGCAGGTCAACGGAGATAATGACATCCTTTTCGCTCGAATGATTCCCGAACGATTAGGTGGGCACAACACGATTGAAAATGTAGTCGTCACGCATCGATGGTGCTACGAAAAATATCGCTCCATCAATGACTATGATACTTTGCCAGACAATCCAGAACGCTATCTTTCCGGTCAGGAAAGCATTGTTAATGGACAAGTGGTTTGGCATGAAAAACGCTCAGAAGGCCAACGACGACAGCAAAACTGCAGGATGGCTTGA
- a CDS encoding reverse transcriptase domain-containing protein: protein MKGFFDNVDHEILLNILRRTIHDRRLIKIIRNMLKAGLVYEGEFEETDLGTPQGGVVSPILGNLYLNELDEFIGNKYEFLSPRERRKAPIPCYIVRYADDAVILCRSKEHAETMKKEVSEFLSNHLKLQLSAEKTLVTHAKDGFDFLGFNIRRWRRQGKDRVLVKPSRTAIQRFKSSVARDSRALQIAPGTAAIALLNKKIRGFAEHFRRGNAKKIFSTLDNYIWWLVLHRLKQRTREPPRTVARRFLYPYNQAANLPYHRKSTAKNFEFKDDDGNVHMLDKLGFYKIEYPDKCSQKNPYVLEDREWLDGNRKLRELMKIREARFIQKIYGLSKNWASYRKHVVQRQDGRCVKCARKLTARTTHVHHWPRFAGECQSERELIPDYLVALCIPCYKKIRQQNVRKKKQASPNNVQTTLL from the coding sequence ATTAAGGGGTTCTTCGACAACGTAGACCATGAAATCCTGCTGAATATTCTGCGCAGGACGATTCACGACCGAAGATTAATAAAAATCATCCGCAATATGCTCAAAGCCGGCCTCGTATATGAAGGAGAGTTCGAAGAAACTGACCTTGGCACACCTCAGGGTGGCGTAGTGAGTCCGATTCTTGGGAACCTATATCTGAATGAACTGGATGAATTCATCGGTAACAAATACGAATTTCTGTCACCCAGGGAAAGAAGGAAAGCCCCTATCCCTTGCTACATCGTCAGGTACGCAGATGACGCAGTCATCCTCTGCAGAAGCAAGGAACACGCCGAAACGATGAAGAAGGAAGTTTCGGAGTTCCTAAGTAACCACCTAAAACTTCAGTTGTCTGCAGAGAAGACACTTGTGACACATGCGAAAGATGGATTCGACTTCCTCGGATTTAACATCCGAAGGTGGAGACGACAAGGAAAAGACCGTGTCCTCGTTAAACCGAGCCGAACAGCAATCCAACGGTTTAAGAGTTCGGTAGCAAGAGATTCGAGAGCACTACAGATAGCACCCGGTACTGCTGCAATCGCGCTGTTGAACAAAAAGATTCGTGGTTTTGCTGAACACTTCCGAAGAGGGAACGCAAAGAAGATATTCAGTACCCTCGACAATTATATATGGTGGTTGGTGCTTCACAGGCTCAAGCAGAGAACCCGAGAACCGCCAAGAACTGTAGCACGACGATTCCTGTACCCCTACAACCAGGCGGCGAACCTCCCATACCACCGGAAGTCCACGGCGAAAAACTTTGAATTTAAAGACGATGACGGCAATGTACACATGCTAGATAAGTTGGGTTTCTACAAAATAGAATACCCAGACAAATGCTCACAAAAGAATCCTTACGTGCTTGAAGACCGTGAATGGCTTGATGGGAACCGGAAACTACGTGAACTGATGAAAATTCGAGAGGCACGATTCATTCAGAAAATATATGGGCTATCTAAGAACTGGGCATCTTACCGAAAACACGTGGTGCAACGACAGGATGGACGCTGTGTGAAATGCGCTCGCAAACTCACAGCCCGAACTACTCATGTTCACCATTGGCCACGCTTCGCAGGAGAATGTCAATCCGAGAGGGAACTCATACCAGACTATCTTGTAGCCTTATGCATTCCGTGCTACAAGAAAATCCGACAGCAGAATGTACGCAAGAAGAAACAAGCGAGTCCTAACAACGTGCAAACAACACTACTTTAG
- a CDS encoding transposase, which produces MVPTEDNVGIVRKSNAVSYIGHKVSLLSGAKGQIPLTREVCKGGEYDAFTLLPTLERFKSEFEELAQPVQYVLADGIYQSPRNQQTTKDVLGAKLVAPINPRGRQDKPSDIRGMDMIDRYGVPHCIVGHKMVLKGCDLKKQQYIFTYPVHNPQATQAGLVCPHHKHIECCGGATQGRVLRVDFSTTPQVDPEFPQHSRTFDTLYDARTGIERIIGMLKDGYSLRRVHKRGRKAVEAHVDQAILCMHVMAYCAYAQTGTVNRGWTRSRLRRAQ; this is translated from the coding sequence ATGGTACCCACAGAAGACAACGTAGGCATTGTCCGTAAGAGTAACGCCGTGTCCTATATTGGCCACAAAGTTTCTTTACTCAGTGGCGCTAAGGGACAGATTCCACTTACTCGAGAGGTATGCAAGGGCGGGGAATACGATGCCTTCACTTTGCTGCCTACACTTGAGAGATTCAAGTCTGAATTTGAGGAACTGGCACAGCCTGTGCAATACGTGCTTGCCGATGGAATTTACCAGAGTCCCAGGAACCAGCAGACAACAAAGGATGTGCTTGGGGCGAAGCTGGTTGCTCCCATTAATCCCAGGGGCCGGCAGGACAAACCGAGCGATATCCGTGGCATGGATATGATTGACCGTTACGGGGTACCCCATTGTATTGTTGGACACAAGATGGTATTGAAGGGGTGCGACCTCAAAAAGCAACAGTACATATTCACGTATCCAGTTCACAATCCTCAGGCAACACAGGCAGGGCTTGTCTGCCCTCACCACAAGCACATTGAATGCTGCGGCGGTGCCACGCAAGGCCGGGTACTCCGGGTTGATTTTTCGACGACACCTCAGGTCGACCCTGAGTTCCCACAGCACAGCCGTACGTTCGATACGTTGTATGACGCCCGAACAGGGATTGAGCGAATTATTGGAATGCTGAAGGATGGGTACAGTTTACGGCGTGTACACAAACGTGGACGTAAGGCGGTAGAGGCACACGTCGACCAAGCTATCCTCTGTATGCACGTGATGGCCTACTGCGCTTACGCTCAAACCGGCACAGTAAATCGAGGCTGGACACGAAGTAGACTGAGGCGGGCTCAATGA
- a CDS encoding NAD-dependent epimerase/dehydratase family protein: MKVLLIGGSGLIGYYLVPLLVQEGNTVTVMSRGNKPIAERNVTHITVDRSTAFEEQGLLGEYDVVIDNVAYTPEDCKSLLDGLRGRINHYIVTSTAFVYPQLERSLAEPSRPLRESDASFDDELPERTPNNAHDRYVYDKQRMERWLRQHRERYGIKITVIRPLLQMVGPNTEDGRFAWFWLRVIDGGPIWLPDSARHKAGPCQLSFSGDVAKAIIAVMQHATADYAVYNIGQPELWTYEEYIDMMATEAGRHTEVHYAPEETLNIRAGGFYRISLPYPVAFDVSKAEQELGVKPTPMRDWVRETAAWMTNHYRDTSPSWYENRKNELTWSIDVTAKN, from the coding sequence ATGAAGGTACTTCTAATTGGGGGCTCTGGACTTATTGGCTATTATCTGGTACCTCTGCTTGTGCAAGAGGGAAATACTGTTACCGTTATGTCCCGTGGTAACAAACCAATAGCTGAAAGGAACGTAACTCATATTACTGTTGATCGGTCTACAGCTTTTGAAGAGCAAGGACTTTTAGGTGAATATGACGTTGTAATCGACAATGTGGCGTATACACCTGAAGATTGTAAAAGCCTGTTAGATGGTTTGCGAGGTAGAATAAATCACTACATTGTTACCAGTACGGCTTTTGTCTACCCGCAACTCGAGCGTTCCTTGGCAGAACCTTCACGTCCTCTCAGAGAAAGTGATGCGTCTTTTGACGACGAACTGCCAGAGAGAACTCCTAACAATGCTCATGACCGCTACGTTTATGACAAACAGCGGATGGAACGTTGGCTTCGTCAACATCGAGAGAGATACGGTATCAAAATCACTGTGATTCGCCCCTTGCTTCAGATGGTAGGACCCAATACAGAAGACGGACGCTTTGCATGGTTTTGGTTGCGAGTCATCGACGGCGGCCCCATATGGTTGCCGGACAGTGCCAGGCACAAGGCCGGTCCTTGCCAACTTTCCTTCTCAGGCGATGTCGCCAAAGCAATTATCGCCGTCATGCAGCATGCTACGGCAGATTATGCCGTGTATAACATTGGACAACCAGAGTTGTGGACGTATGAAGAGTATATTGACATGATGGCAACCGAGGCTGGACGACATACAGAAGTTCACTACGCTCCTGAGGAAACTCTAAATATAAGAGCGGGTGGATTCTATCGGATTTCGTTGCCATATCCAGTAGCATTTGATGTTTCAAAAGCTGAACAGGAATTGGGAGTCAAACCGACTCCAATGAGAGACTGGGTGCGGGAAACCGCAGCATGGATGACGAATCACTACAGAGATACGTCACCCAGTTGGTACGAAAACAGAAAGAATGAACTCACATGGTCGATAGATGTTACTGCAAAAAACTAG
- a CDS encoding cytochrome c biogenesis CcdA family protein, giving the protein MSYLSGLPVVLAAGILATFNPCGVAMLPSYIVYLIGGEKKRAWDGLWAGLLMTVGFLGIFIVAGFLSSLVASVLGTLVAWLAFLVGVFFIIFGILMIFGKNVLALELRGTNQNLRRGSKISFILYGVLYALGSLGCTLPLFAVLVLSSFHAGDFAKGMWDFILYALGMGVVVTGISIGATLSQQVVMKWVRMGARWMGRLSGLITFATGVYLVMYWFPYIHM; this is encoded by the coding sequence ATGAGCTATTTAAGCGGACTTCCCGTCGTACTCGCAGCAGGAATTCTGGCGACATTTAATCCTTGTGGTGTCGCTATGTTACCCTCTTATATTGTCTATTTAATCGGCGGCGAAAAAAAACGGGCATGGGATGGACTTTGGGCAGGTTTGTTGATGACTGTCGGGTTTCTTGGCATTTTTATCGTAGCTGGGTTTCTCTCATCTTTGGTTGCTTCCGTACTAGGTACCTTGGTAGCTTGGCTTGCTTTTCTGGTCGGGGTATTCTTTATTATTTTTGGGATATTAATGATATTCGGTAAGAATGTGCTTGCTTTAGAGTTAAGAGGCACGAATCAGAACCTACGCCGAGGGTCAAAAATTTCATTTATTCTCTATGGTGTGTTATATGCATTGGGTTCTCTAGGGTGTACGTTACCTCTATTCGCTGTTTTAGTCCTTTCCTCTTTCCATGCTGGTGATTTTGCGAAAGGTATGTGGGATTTTATTCTCTACGCGTTGGGTATGGGCGTAGTAGTCACCGGAATTTCCATAGGAGCGACATTGTCACAACAAGTGGTTATGAAATGGGTGAGAATGGGCGCCCGATGGATGGGACGACTGAGTGGTCTCATCACTTTTGCCACAGGTGTGTACCTCGTTATGTACTGGTTTCCATACATTCATATGTGA
- a CDS encoding helix-turn-helix transcriptional regulator — protein MELFLSEDQDLQTELYAKFFHGLSNPTRLKITEMLLDGEQTVSELVQRLNISQGQVSNHLACLKWCGYVSSRQSGKYVFYRIADERVRTILQLAKGIVADNAAHISSCTRM, from the coding sequence TTGGAACTTTTTCTCTCCGAAGATCAAGACCTGCAAACAGAATTATATGCTAAGTTCTTTCATGGTCTTTCAAACCCAACACGATTAAAAATCACGGAAATGCTACTGGATGGAGAGCAGACTGTAAGTGAATTGGTTCAACGACTCAATATATCCCAGGGACAAGTATCCAATCATTTAGCCTGTCTGAAATGGTGCGGTTATGTCAGTTCTCGGCAGAGCGGAAAATACGTCTTTTATCGAATTGCAGATGAGCGCGTCCGAACGATATTGCAACTTGCGAAGGGTATTGTGGCTGACAATGCAGCGCACATCAGCAGTTGCACGCGGATGTAA
- a CDS encoding class I SAM-dependent methyltransferase, which produces MSARRLLTVDEARQYYDSFGAKQDSQSFYEDPALEELIRESHFGTAESVIEFGSGTGRFAKQLLVKSLPPHATYLGLDTSSIMVDLARTRLNDYDQRAEVILTDGSIHLPASNRSCDRVVSNYVLDLLSPSHIDAFVEEAQRVLKPEGLLCLVSLTFGKGMLSRFVSMTWDRIHAIQPKIVGGCRPVNLLSYLNESYWQIKHHSVQVAYGISSEVVVAKPIGRVLRYVPVCLCKAPLLEFESLT; this is translated from the coding sequence ATGTCGGCTAGAAGATTGTTAACCGTCGATGAAGCTCGTCAGTACTATGACAGCTTCGGAGCAAAACAGGATTCACAGAGCTTTTATGAAGATCCCGCTCTAGAAGAGCTCATTCGTGAATCACATTTTGGGACCGCTGAGTCGGTGATTGAATTCGGGTCTGGCACGGGTCGATTTGCGAAGCAGTTGTTAGTGAAGTCCTTACCTCCACACGCTACATATTTGGGGTTGGATACGAGTTCAATCATGGTTGATCTCGCCCGAACACGTCTGAATGACTATGACCAACGTGCAGAAGTCATACTAACTGACGGTTCTATTCACCTTCCCGCTTCAAACCGTTCTTGCGATCGAGTTGTTTCGAATTATGTTTTGGATTTACTCTCACCCTCTCATATTGATGCTTTTGTTGAGGAAGCCCAACGGGTGCTTAAGCCGGAAGGTTTGCTTTGTCTGGTCAGTCTAACTTTCGGAAAGGGAATGTTAAGTCGGTTTGTATCAATGACTTGGGATCGCATTCATGCGATTCAACCTAAGATAGTGGGCGGGTGCAGACCAGTAAATTTGCTGAGTTATTTGAATGAGAGCTACTGGCAAATCAAGCATCATAGTGTTCAAGTTGCGTATGGAATCAGCTCCGAAGTTGTCGTTGCGAAACCTATCGGTAGGGTGTTAAGATATGTTCCAGTGTGCCTTTGCAAAGCTCCATTGCTTGAGTTTGAAAGTCTGACTTGA
- a CDS encoding GNAT family N-acetyltransferase yields MGTPMKSLEGQRVTLRPIDVERDAQEWFEAMQEPEMHLWTGNNIPIDVDEVRDVVLATYANHPEIFAWCIRESITDKMVGIYWIGVPFISDEQRLVTLDAQRIAKPFWRKGYTREARSLVYDYAFTDLGVEEIRASGSRAA; encoded by the coding sequence ATGGGTACGCCAATGAAGAGTCTTGAAGGACAACGTGTGACACTTCGCCCAATTGACGTTGAACGAGATGCTCAGGAATGGTTTGAGGCGATGCAAGAGCCGGAAATGCATTTGTGGACAGGTAACAACATCCCGATCGATGTAGATGAAGTTAGGGATGTTGTTTTAGCAACCTATGCCAATCATCCTGAGATTTTTGCTTGGTGTATCAGGGAGTCTATAACAGATAAGATGGTCGGGATATACTGGATTGGCGTCCCATTTATATCGGACGAACAACGCCTAGTCACACTTGACGCACAACGCATTGCGAAACCATTTTGGAGAAAAGGATACACAAGAGAAGCGAGGTCACTCGTTTACGATTACGCATTTACAGACCTCGGCGTAGAAGAGATACGAGCGTCAGGCTCAAGGGCAGCTTAG